The DNA region CTCGAGCACGGGCACCAGTTGCGCGGCGTTGGCTTCGCACATCGCCCGCACCAGGTCCGGGGCGGTCGCCGCGACACGGGTGCCGTCGCGGAACGACCCTGCGGCCAACGCAAACGCCAACGGCACCTCGCCGGCCGTGGCGGCGAGCGCCTCGGCCAGCAGGTGAGGCAGATGCGAGATGGTCGCGGCGGCGGCGTCGTGCTCGTCGGAGCGGGCGGGGACGACGACGGCCCGGCAGTCCAGCGCCAGATGCATCACCTGCGTCCACACCGCCGCGTCGACGTGATCGTCGACGCTGATCACCCACGGTGCGCCGGCGAACAGGTCGGCGCTGCCGGCGATCCACCCCGAATGTGCGGTGCCCGCCATCGGATGCCCGCCGACAAAGCGTTCCAGCAGTCCGGCGGCGCGCACCGCGTCGCGCACGGCACCCTTGACGCTGGTGACGTCGGTCAAAGGGCAGTCCGGTGCGACCTCGCGGATGTGTCCCAGCATCTGCGGCAGCGCGGGCACGGGCACTGCCAGGACGATCAACGCTCCGGTGGCCGCCGCCCGCGACAGCGCCTCATCGAGGTGGCCCGTGGCATCGAAACCGTCGAACCGCGCTGCGTCGACGCCGTCCACCGATCGGTTGTAGCCGAACACCTCGCGACCGGCCGCCGTGGCCGCCCGCATGACCGAGCCGCCGATCAGTCCCAGACCGACCACACACACCGGTGTCTTCGTCACGGTCCAAGGTTGGCACATCAGCGCGCCCGTGCGACGTCAGGAGGTACGGACTCGCTGGTCATGGCCCTGACGGGGGACTACCGTACGTGACATGGGAGCGCAGAGTGCACAGCCGCAGAAGAGGGCCGTGGATGTGCCGGATGGCTTCGGTGTGGCCGTCGTCCGGGAGGACGGAAAATGGCGGTGCACCGCGATGCGTGCCGCAGCTTTGACCAGCTTGACCGCCGCCGAGACCGAGCTGCGTGAACTACGCAGTGCCGGAGCGGTTTTCGGCCTGCTGGACATCGACGACGAGTTCTTCGTGATCGTGCGCCCGGCTCCGTCGGGAACCAAGTTGCTGCTATCGGATGCCACCGCGGCGCTGGACTACGACATCGCCGCGGAGGTGCTCGAGAAGCTCGATGCGGACATCGAGGACGAGGATCTCGAACGTGCCGACCCGTTCGAGGAGGGCGATCTCGGGCTGCTGTCCGACATCGGGCTGCCCGAAGCGGTGCTGGGCGTCATCCTCGACGAGAGCGACGACCTCTACGCCGACGAGCAGTTGGGCCGGATCGCCAGGGAGATGGGCTTCGCCGACGAGCTGGCGGCGGTGCTCGAGCGACTGGATCGGTGACCGACGACGACCTGATCCGGGCTGCGTTGGCCGCCGCTCGCGGCGCGGGGCCCAGGGACGTGCCGATCGGTGCCGTCGTCATCGATGCCGACGGGACCGAACTGGCCCGCGCAGCCAACGCCCGCGAGGAACTCGGCGACCCCACCGCGCACGCGGAGATCCTGGCGCTGCGCGCTGCCGCGCTGGTCATGGGTGACGGCTGGCGGCTGGAAGGTGCCACGCTCGCGGTGACTGTGGAGCCCTGCACGATGTGTGCGGGTGCGCTGGTGATGGCGCGGGTCGCGCGGGTGGTGTTCGGGGCGTGGGAGCCGAAGACAGGCGCGGTCGGTTCGCTGTGGGACGTGGTCCGCGACCGGCGGCTGACACACCGGCCGCAGGTCCGCGGGGGAGTGCTCGCCGACGAATGCGCCGGCCTGCTGGGGGAGTTCTTCGCCCGCCAGCGCTGAGCGTTCGCTTTCGCCGAGTGTGAACCCACGGCTGTGCTTTGGGTGGTTTCAGCGACCACCAGTTCACTTTCGTGTGGCTGACAGTCGGCGGTTTGGGCAGATAGCCGCTCGTCGGTAAGCTGCCACACGGTGGCGTGTCCGAGCGGCCTAAGGAGCACGCCTCGAAAGCGTGTGACGGGTAACCCCCGTCCGAGGGTTCAAATCCCTCCGCCACCGCCACGCAGATCGCCCCGGCTCACGTCGGGGCTTTCCGCTATCCGGAGCCGGTTCCGGCGTCGACGGTGACCATGGCGCACGGTGAGCTTGCCGAGGTGGCCGCGCCTGCTGCCATACACATCCGGCTGTCCGTCGCTGCGCCGACGGCAGGCATCGCAGCGGTGATCGGGACGCCGAACAGGTTGAGCTGGTTGAGGATCACCACCACGGCATAACCGTCGTGATCGCCGGTGGTGGTCGTGTCGGTGTTGTAGGCGTTCGCCAGAGAGACCGTGCCGCCCAACCGTGCCCGGCCGCTGGCGATGAGATCTGCCGCGAGCGCGTCTCTGGCCACGTTCGACGACACGTAACCGTGCCGGGGCAGCAAGCCGGTCCAGACGAGTTCCTCGGTGCTGAATGCCCCGCTCCAGACGTAACCGCTGCTGGTCTCGACCGGGTCGGGTCCGAAGATCCGGCCGTGGTTGTTGTCCACCAGGAAGAAGTCGTCCGAGTAGCCGACCAGCAGGCCCCAAGGCTGCTGCCCGTAGCGGCGATCGTCGATGAGTCCCCGGAAACCGGTGCTGTGGAAGAGGCGGGGTGGGAATCCGGCACGGCGCATCGCGGCGTTGAGTTTCCACGCCGCCCCCAGGGCACTCTTCGACGTCGGATCGACGATGACCACGTTGATCGGTTCGAGCACCGTTCTGCCTTCGTACGGCAACCCGCCGTAGTCGGCGATGTTGCCGGTCCACTCCAGCATCCATTTGCCGATGTCGCCGTATTCCGTCGTGACCTGGTCGGCGGGCGAAGGAGCTACAGGCGTTGGCGTCTCGACGTTCGATGCAGCCGAGGTGTCCTGGTTTTCGCGGCGAGGCTGCGGCAGCACATCGAGCACCAACGTCTCCGGCGCCGCCGCGGAGCCGCCTTTTCGGCTCGACCTGCTCTCGATGGCGAGTGACTGCTCGTCGCCGGGTGCGTCATCGTGAGACTCCGTCACGCCCGCGAGCGAGGCCGGCGGCGCTGACGCGGGATCGTCGTCGGCCCGGGAGCGCCGATCGGTGTCGCTGCCGGTGTCGTCGCTTGTGTCGTCGGAGGCTTCGTCCTGCGTGTCCCGCTCTGTGGACTCGGTCGTCTGCCTTTTCGGCGACTTGGCCGCACTCGAATCTGCGGTGGTGTCCCCACCAGTCGACGACTGCGAAGGACGGTCGCCACCGGAATTGCTGGACGGTGTGTCAGCACCGGCGACCGCGGTGCCACCGGCGACCGCCGCCGCCCCGATCCCCAGGGCCACCGCCAGCAGTCCGACGCGGCCGACGTACATCGAGCTGCGTCGCGACCGAGGCTCGACACTTGAGAGTGCTTGCTGTGCAGCGATGTACGACGCGCTGTGCCGGCCCATGGTGATGCCCCCGTATCCCCGAGGCCGGACCGATTCCGCGGATGTTCCTCAGTCTCCGGCCGGGGAGAGTTTATACCGAAGCACGCAGATCTGGCTAAGAAGTCGTTCGGTTGCTGGAACAGTCACTCGCCGTGGTGATGGTCCCCGTGAGCGTCGTGTGACGGCCCCGGGGTCGGCGCTTCGGTAGGCGCCGGGGCTTCCACAGGTGCCAGGGGGACGGGCGTGCCGAGCGGTTCTGCGGCGGGCGGCGCCGGATGGTCATGGTGGCCATCAGACTGTCCGGTGCCGGCCGGTGCATGGTGGTCATGCTGCAGGCCCGAGGCCACTCCCACCGTCGACGCGACTGCGATGACCGCCCCGGCGCCGACGAGGACGACCGCGTTCGCAAACGCGGGTATCAGATCCCGCTGGTGGCCGCGGTACCACACCCAGCCCGCGCCCATCACCACGTAGATCTCCAGCAGAAGAGCGCACAGGTCGGCACCGTGTACCAGTTCGGGTGTCCCTGCCCGCGGACCGAACGGCGCTCCGGCGGTCCGGGACAGCGCCCAGATGATGATGGTCCCGACGTTGACCATGACTCCGGCGGCCAGCACCGGCGAACTCGGCCGGACGAGCACCCACA from Mycobacterium sp. DL includes:
- a CDS encoding prephenate dehydrogenase, which encodes MCVVGLGLIGGSVMRAATAAGREVFGYNRSVDGVDAARFDGFDATGHLDEALSRAAATGALIVLAVPVPALPQMLGHIREVAPDCPLTDVTSVKGAVRDAVRAAGLLERFVGGHPMAGTAHSGWIAGSADLFAGAPWVISVDDHVDAAVWTQVMHLALDCRAVVVPARSDEHDAAAATISHLPHLLAEALAATAGEVPLAFALAAGSFRDGTRVAATAPDLVRAMCEANAAQLVPVLEHAMLLLGEARDQLAAGQPVSALVEAGHAARIRYEGYSRPEIIATVVGAEGWRDELAAAGRAGGVIRSALPTRGSPG
- a CDS encoding tRNA adenosine deaminase-associated protein; the protein is MGAQSAQPQKRAVDVPDGFGVAVVREDGKWRCTAMRAAALTSLTAAETELRELRSAGAVFGLLDIDDEFFVIVRPAPSGTKLLLSDATAALDYDIAAEVLEKLDADIEDEDLERADPFEEGDLGLLSDIGLPEAVLGVILDESDDLYADEQLGRIAREMGFADELAAVLERLDR
- a CDS encoding nucleoside deaminase translates to MTDDDLIRAALAAARGAGPRDVPIGAVVIDADGTELARAANAREELGDPTAHAEILALRAAALVMGDGWRLEGATLAVTVEPCTMCAGALVMARVARVVFGAWEPKTGAVGSLWDVVRDRRLTHRPQVRGGVLADECAGLLGEFFARQR